The nucleotide window AATCGACGTCAGAACCCATTAGTGATAATTTACTTTGTTGAACACTCTTTTGTTCTGACTCaatcaaaatattttaaaaagtgTAAGAGTAATATATATGGTTATGAAACAGGGAAGAGGGCTAAGACTGCTCTTTTAGGTTGATCCCTTCTGTTCTGATGGGCCAATTCTTAGGTGCGGGTAGCCGCACCACGTGTACGGTGCGGCTGCCCAATCAAATCtcagaaatttttttctttgttccgaAATTGTCCctgatttttaaatgtgaaatacccaaaatacccCCCTGCTAGGGGAATGATTGGTCTGCTGCACCACGTGGCGGTGCGGCTGCCCCACGCAAGAATCACTCGTTCTGATGTTATAGTACTACTTCTGCCTTTGtttttgtcactttcttttttcaagCAGTAAAATGGAACTGAAAAGCTAAAAGTTATACATATCAGGATTCTTTGCATACAATTAATTGCATAGAActaaattttcctttttttttttttttttttttttttttcaacttgaTTTCAGTCCTAATGTAGACTTTACCTCTGATTCCTGAATTCAACTTTACCTCTGAACTACGTACATGGACATATTATACACTCTTACTGACATTTGGATACACTTTGATGTTCTGTGCCTTCAAATTATCAAGACTCTTTTTTTGTACTTGAACCTTAAATGCAAACTCATTCGAATCCACTTACAATTATTTTATTTCAATGGGATCCTTATTTATGCACTTCTGTAGGTCCACTGTAGACAGATGAATCATGGAAGTAAGTTCCTTTCAAAAATATCAATCTATGAACAATGTCAACAATATTGAAACAAAGTGCCTTCACGACTTATACCTTCTCTTCTAATACAGTTTCCCTCTCATTTTCAGCTTGAACAAAACATAGAGCATATATACATTGCTTCGTCACATAAGACTGTATCAGATTACTTTCAAAATCAGAGTTTGTGCATCCAGACTGTAGAGACCGAAAAAGTATAACAGTAACATATACGATGGCCTCCATTATCTGTTAGTCGACGAAGAGGCAAGGtttttacaattttctttttacaaTTACCATAATTGTTTCAAAACTCTTAACATTACTTTCTTCATTTCTAAGTCTGTGCAGGCACATACTATTCACGGTTTAATTGAGGAATCTACTGATCCTTACATGTCCaaaaaaatggaagaaggaCAGGTGTATGACATTACCAATTTCTATAACCGAAAACCTGTATCAAAATATAAAGTTGCTGGTCACGTGGTAGAAGAGTGTTTCAATGAGTCAACAAAGTTTGAGCCTGTAATGGATGCATTCCCTCCAATCCCAGAATATTCATTTAACTTCCTTCATTTTGACAACTTGGAGGACCAGATGAGGACTCAGACAGTACTTAAGGGTATGTTTATCAGTTCTAAATAAACAACTTCTAAATTTATACATTAtattaaaagtcaaatcatgctaacaatttttatttttattttttatgcaaGATGTTTACGGTTGTATCAAATCACTGATACCAGAACATCAAGTTACTGTTAAAGACACTGGAAAATCggaatcaaaatgtgaaatctTTGTAGAAAATTTGAGGTACGTTATTTCCAGATTACTTGTTCCATTACATATATTCAATGCGGAAAATTCTAAGGTGCTGGGCTGTTTGCTATACAACCATTTTTTTGAATATATTAGACCGTTGGATTAATAATATATCCAATGGCCTTGAATATTTAAAAGGTTGGTAACCTGTTTACACCTTAACCAAATCATTAGTAATTAATTATAGAATCttttttctctaaaaaataaaaaaataatgagtcttttattactaattaagtgCATCATTAGTACTTTCCTTAATGGATTATAACtgcagtggtgttcacctggtcagttgctgaccaaagaatttatgctcaacaactcttagatttacatcaaagggtggaaaacaaaacacttcaACTTAATATTAATTCTCTCTGCCTTtcgatttacatccaagggtggttgagcattattttcttggtcaataactgactaggtgaacattttcgttaTAACTGAGGTCTACTTTGAGTAATTTAtcattaaataaaataattacttATATGATGACAATATATTACCTTATAGATGTGGAAATTTAATTCTAGTATGGTATTTATTCCACATACTATgatatctataaaaaaaaaaaataataaataaaaagggagaaatgatgaaaaatgTTGTAAAAAAATGTCCTCTTTttggtaattacaaggtctaggaccacatttacaagtttatgaatcatttataaaattaaaaacgaatgtgttgttttggatgataaatcttcatattttagaCTAAAGCGTGTGTCCTCATTCATGTTATAGAGCTCTCAACTGTGTAATTGGGTGGTACCTTATGTAATGTTCCTCATTGAAAAAATAATTACATCACTGACAACGATTATTACCAATATAAGGATAAATGATCAaaaatattgtaataaatgtcctgtttgtggtaattacaaggtctaagACAACATATACTACTTTATGaactattttacaaaattgacaacaaatgtgttgtacaagtggtaaatcttcatatttcataccaaatagagtatgtgtcctcattcacgtaataaAGGTCTCAAATGTGTAATTGGGGTGTATCTTGTGTAATCTTtctcattgagaaaataattacatctctgacaacacttattacgaatataaggacaaatgattAAAAATATTATAATAAATGTCCtgtttgtggtaattacaagggCTAAGACAACATCTACCAATATATGAACCATTTTATAAAACTgacgacaaatgtgttgtacaaGCGGTAACTCTTCATATTTATACCAAATAGAGCAtgtgtcctcattcacgtaataagttctcgattgtgtaattgggGTAAACATTTTGGTATTTACTCTATTTAGGACAATATTTACAGGTATATAGACAATATTACAAATTGATGACAAATGTGTTGTTAAATtggtatttttttaaaaaaaaaattgccatgTGTCAAAATTTGAATGGATAACCTGATGACCAATTCATCAGGTTACCattatattaaatttttatatattaaaaaaataaaaataaaaagtatgaGATACGGGAGGGTATTGTAGCCTGTCTCTATTCAATGCTTTAacaagaaattgaaaaccacCTTTTGAAAAATGCAGGAGGGAGGATATCAGAATTACCTTCTGGGGTGACATAGCTAGAGAGTTTGATATGGAAAGAGTTAAACAGTTATCCCCACCAGTGCTCGCTGTATTCACAGGTTTAAGGTTGACCAAATTCCAAGGTAAACATTAATTAAAAACAATGATACTGATTATTTTTACAGCTGACAACtacatataattatttttttaacttacAGAACGGGTAacagcagcaacaacaggccaTACATGCATCATCATCAATCCAGATATTCCAATAGCAAATGAATACAAAGCTGAGTGAGTCATTTTTATTACAACATTGCTGTATCAGTCAAATCATTCATCTAAAGTCAAAATTCCAGCATTGCCAGTTCAAAATATTAATCCCACAGTGTAAACAAATTCCAAGTTCTCGAAAGCAGGCGACAAAGTGAAAGTACTTCCTGTACCTTTCAAACGGCCAACAGCAGAAGAGATGAAAGACAAAACAACAAAGTCGGTCTTTGAATTAAACACATGGATCCAGATATATGCATGATATGACAAATAATTTTCATTTCTACGTTCCTCTAATTACATATTTGAGTAAAAATATCTTACTCAAGTGTTTGCACTTTTCATTACAGAATAAAAGTGTATTGCACTGCTTCGATCCTCCGGTTTCCAGTCCATAATGATTAGTGGTATAGAGGCTGTTCAAAGTGTTTTAAACAACTGAAGCAAAGAGAGGACAGTGGTGAATTAATTTGTCCTAAACATGATGTGCAAATAGCTGTGCCATGGTAAATCAACTAACAACCTTATTTCCAAACATTAATTGTGCAGCTAATAAGAACATTACAACTTTAATGAAAACCAACTTCATTTAAAGGAAGTCCATGTCATAATTAGTTGAAATTAATTGAAATTTACATTCAATGTAACGCATTTCTTTTTGCCTGCAGTTACAGAGTTTATGTCACCATTTGAGATGATAATAATCAAGCAACGCTCATTCTGATGGGGAGACAGGCAGAGCAGCTGTTTGGCATCAATTGTCAAGATCTGGTGAACAAAAGACTGTATCCAACAGAGCAGACACTACCAGAAGAGATTAAGAAGACAACTGATGAAACCTATCTCTTTGAAATCACAGTCAATCAATATAGCGAGCTGATGGTCAGAAACATTTTCCCAAGTAAGCAATCCTTTGCATCAATGGTGGAACAAACCCCAACCACTGTAACATCGGAGCGGCTTCCAActgaaggaaaaagaaacattGAAGCAAGTGGAAAAGCTTTGTGCATCATAGAGCCTGAGAAAAAAGCCAAGAAGTAAGCATTAGTCAATCTCAATTTCACTGTTTTACGTGTGAtaataacttttgcatacagTTTTATAAATCTGCTATAAATTCGTGATTTAATTCTTTAACATTTTTTATTATGAAAACCTTATAATCTGTTCAAAGTAGTCAACGTGCCACACCTTATAATTAATTCCTCACAACTAAATACTTAACTAATTTACTCTACATAGATAAAATGACTTTGATAAAGTGATTGCATTAATCTGCCTTAGCAGTAGTGCCTGTGTTTTCTTATACTGTTTGATCTATCTTCAATTTCTACAAATAATAACGACGTGTTCTTTGATTTAAAGTGAGAAGGAGACCAAGCGTGGAGCAATGATATCGGCATCATCAGTGTCATCATCAGCAAGCAAAGAACAACATCAGAAAGAAAAGGCAGACTGAATCTAAATTGCTCCTCTGTACAGCTGTAACTTATTTTATCTAATTATACCTGCGCTGACTCCATTTTGTGTACAGCTATAGTCAGCGAAACAACTGGATCTTTTGGGAACTGGAGGTATTAATTTTTTGGTCAAACTCCAGTCCAACTTTTTGATAATTAGCTCCAGTTGTTTCAGCAGTGATAACAGATCTAATGATCTTTGAACAATGGAAGCAGTTAATTTTTTGGACAACCTGCCAGCTACTCTGGCTGGGTTGTACTAGCTTCCTTTGAATCAAATACTCTATCAgtactgtatttttttttttttttttttgagaatgactATCAGTACTGTATTGACTTAACTATATGCAGTAATTTGTGAGCATATCATATCACATTAAACGCCTGGTGTATGTTTTGCCACTACAATCTTGGTATGCTTTTTAGATATCATTATTCCATATTCTATCTCTGTCCTTTGTTCTGTTCGTTGTATAGTCTATTATTCTGAAATCTGAAGTATGATTGGTAAATGATGCAGATCACCAACTGAGAATAAGAAAGAGAACAAAAGGCAACAGAGAGAGATCTGGAAAGTAGCTTCAAGCTTTGATTTCATTCAATTGATAAAACCAAAACTGCTGAGACATTCTCCTACAGCTTACATATAATAGGGAGAGCAAACAAAGCTTTAAAGAACATAAATGCTGATAACAAGTTCCAAGCATAACTCAAACGACTACCAGCTTTTCAAGGGCTAGCGACTCTATTTTTATTGGAACCTGATAGGCCTCTTAGTCTCCCTCCTTGGCTTGTCTCTTGCCAAACTATAGTCATTTAATTCTCGTACACTAGGGACAGTTGTGTTGTAAAAAATATGGGACGGAATTCCTGtaacattaaaataaaataatatgaaaatatcttgggaaataaaaattgagatatagataagaaaatgaaataaagtaagaaaataatataatatataggttttatatagaaaaacttatcgagtcgaggcgtgcaagcgcactgtcctaagagaatattcgtcccctactgcacagggttgaatgacgaacttcccccaagatacaacaactcttcGAGCTCCATCGTCCAGCTAAGAAGCCCCATTGAACCTTAATCACCCGTGCACTCAAAACGGTGTATAAGTAAAgtaggtatatgtatagtttgtaagaatatcgttggtagaggtatttggctagagtggttgcattatggtggattataccgtcatgtataccctcattatccgacaatctaaactcccacacatgtgcatgtttcatgtctcaccatatgccttccaaccatagccacgtacccttatatagggcacacttaccataccatcaatagcatcattaaccatataatggtcaaataataatcatatatttaaaacataaaaccgttaaaccataaatagagaaataaacacaaatgaaaataacccccaaaataaataaagaaataaataaaatatattttaattttaaatcataaaatttccaacaatcccccactgatttaaaatcaaaataaaatcatttaaaacaaaataattgaGTGCTTTTACTATGCAATCGGCATAGGTACCTTTCGGGTTTGAACCTAGCTTAGTGTGACAGTCTCTATTTGAGGAACCAAAGTGACATAGTCTTGAACTTTGATACCTTTGACCAAACTTCAACATATCACACACACAGTACGGGTAATTAGACAGGTTCGCATGTTGGCGCATTTATGGCCGTGCGTTTCTTGATTCTCATGAGAGTATTAGAGAACAGCCCAATTCTCATTGTCGCGGCCTCACGAACAACTCTCACTTAGGTGAGTTCTCCAAGGGTACGTGTGCCCGGACCCCGCGGTAGTTTGTCCGCCTCGAAACTCATTCAGGGTATCATTGTTTTCCCTTCCTAACGTCACATTTAATATAGCACCTAATGCCTTAGGGATGTACAGGATAAtatctcttttggatatatccttAAAATTTATGTGTGCTATATTTGAGTCACGCAGTATGGATTGTTTCTACCACATTGAACTTCCTTCATGGGATCTCTAATCACAGAAGTTGGGTTACCTCCCTAGGTGACTCCCTTATGGGCTTAAGCACATCCCCCTTCagcaattttatatatatagtctCCTCCTCGAGACTATAAGAGCCTCATCAGCAAGGCATATATATGACTTAtgtcatattttatttattttaattttcctaAGTCATATCTTGCTTGTCCCTTTAGCTCGCAAAACCCTGTATTTTAATTTGTCTGTAAGTCTCAAATAAACCATCAGCCACAATTCTCACAGGAGTGTTTTCCTCCATATGAGAACAAGAAAATTTATAACTCTGCACTGATTATTTAATGATCACGTAAGATAAATTGCTACAAGTGTTAACCCCACATTACCATAGGGCATTTAAAATATCATTGAAGTAAATATTAAATAGTGAACAAAAATATAACCATAACCCCCACATTTCCTGATATTAAATGTTCTTCAAGACATGTTAGCAGAAGTTATAACTAGAGCTTACCCCACATCTCTCCATGATAGACGCTTTCATGAGAGAATGGTAAATGCTAAATATACTCATAAGAAGATCAGTTATGTAAAACCCGTAATAATAAGCATTAAAGAATACTAATGAAATAGTTAACATTTTAAATAGTAACCCCCActattgaaattaaaaataactTCTTTTTGACTCATTAAAGCAAAATAAAAACTTCTCACGAATTGAACTTACAAATATTGTAGGAGCATTCTTGTTTATGAGATAACTTGTTGCATTTGTGTGCACATATGCAATTAACACAATATATTGTAGCATATGTATATCTTATAATGTGTATATAAACTTAAATTTGAGagtaaaagaaaacataccattactattttctttctctctgtaaTAACTCAGGAACTCAATAAATGTTACAGCTAATAACTTAAGTAAATTTTAATAATGAGACAAAATGAATAGTATCACCACAATTTGAAACAGCATTATTTTTTATATgaaagaaaagataaataaTCATTAATAATAATCTGTAATTGCATCAAAATATAATCTTCCCGAAACAAAAGGCAAAGGTCATTTGTAACTGACCTGACAACATATAAAGAGCTGCAATAGAATTTAAGGTCAATTGCATTCATAATATTATTGTTAACATATTTAATTGTATGCAAACAATTATTATCTGTATGTAAATACAATAGAATAACTCATAAAACTAGTAATCAAGATGTACTTACCTCGAGTAGCAACATTTTATATATCATAGGAAATATTAGTTTCATATAACGGTCAACAAATCATAAGTATAGCCAACCTGATCTCATGGCAGATTAATTGTCAttgaaagcaaatttaatttgcAAATATGACTTGATGGAAAATaagcttatatatataaacttaacTGTAACATGCACATAGACGTACCTGCTTGTTGGCTACTAACATATAGGTATTTTAATCACGATCTTTTAATTTGCTTATGTATGGGAAAGAACTCATATGCAttaaatatgaatttatatgCCGAATGATATAATTGTAACTACAAAATGATAATTTGCAAAAAACATATATTTCTTACGGAACAAAAGTTAGTTATACCGTAGAAGTGGTTTAGGATTCCTTCGTCATGGTAGAGGCTAGTGTATGTTTATTGCGTCACTAATTCCTCCATCAACTTTGGCATTTGAGAGATTTTTCCTATCAAGAATTAGTTGATATTCAACTATTAATTAGTATACATGCAAAGCAAAATGCAATTAGCATTCAAGGCCGATATAAactaataattgaaagaaaaatattaaggtATTCATAAGTtgagaaataaagaagaagcCAAATGTGCGATATTGATTGTGACTCCTCAAACTTCACATTGTCCGTCTTTGTCAGAAATTCCGCTTGAATCTTCTCTtagattgttgtaaaaaataTGGGACGGAATTCCTGtaacattaaaataaaataatatgaaaatatcttgggaaataaaaattgagatatagataagaaaatgaaataaagtaagaaaataatataatatataggttttatatagaaaaacttatcgagtcgaggcgtgcaagcgcactgtcctaagagaatattcgtcccctactgcacagggttgaatgacgaacttcccccaagatacaacaactcttcGAGCTCCATCGTCCAGCTAAGAAGCCCCATTGAACCTTAATCACCCGTGCACTCAAAACGGTGTATAAGTAAAgtaggtatatgtatagtttgtaagaatatcGTTGGTAGAGGTATTTGGCTAGAGTGGTTGCATTATGGTGGATTATACCGTCATGTATACTCTCATTATCCGACAATCTAAACTCCCACACATGTGCATGTTTCATGTCTCACCATATGCCTTCCAACCATAGCCACGTActcttatatagggcacacttaccataccatcaatagcatcattaaccatataatggtcaaataataatcatatatttaaaacaaaaaaccgttaaaccataaatagagaaataaacacaaatgaaaataacccccaaaataaataaagaaataaataaaatatattttaattttaaatcataaaatttccaacaagtTGTGCTTGTCTCAACAGATGACACTTCATCAGTCTCCCCTGGTTGGAAACGACTCGACCTCGAGTCAAAGTTTTGCTCAATACCAGTCCCATAGTATGGTTGCAAATCAGCAACATTGAAAGATGCTGAAACCTCCATATCTCCAGGTAAGTCAATCTGGTATGCATTCTCACCTAGACGCTTAAGCACTCAAAATGGACCCTCAGCTCTAGCATTGAGTTTGCCAAACTTACCTCTTGGGAACCTTTCCTTGCGGAGATTAATCCACACCAAGTCTCCTTCTTTGAACTCCATATATCTTCGATGCTTATCTGCTGTTGTTTTGTACTTCTTGCTACTTTCTTCCAATCTTTTCTGAACTTGTGAGTGCAAATTTTTGATGTGTTCTGCCATGTCTTCAGCATCACCACTGAATTTGTTGGTGATTGGCAGAGGAAGTAAATCAAGTGGACCATTTGGAATCACCCCATAGACTATCTCAAAAGGGCACTTCCCTGTTGATCTATCCTTGGACATGTTGTATGCGAACTCAGCTTATGACAAAGAGAGGTCCCAATTATGCTTttcttctccaacaagacttcttAAGAGATTTCCAAGAGATCGATTTACCACTTCAGTCTGACCATCCGTTTGAGAGTGATAAGAGCTACTGAATTGAAGATGAGTTCCCATTTTACGCCAGTGTCCTCCAAAAATGGCTAACGAACTTAGGATCACGATCAGATTTGATAGACTTAGGCACCCCATGAAGTTTGACAACTTCTTTGAAATACAACTGAGCCACATGAGTTGCATCAAAGGTTTTGGTGCAGGGAAGAAAATGTGCCATCTTGGAAAATTTGTCTACCACCACAAGAATAGAATCAACCCCACGTCTTGTCTTCGACAGTCCCAAAACAAAGTCCATAGAGACATCTTCCCAAGGTGATTCAGGAACTGGCAATGGTGTATACAAGCCTGTATTCTGAGACTTACTCTTGGCGATATGGCACATTCGACACCTCCCCACGTGCTTAGAAACATCTCTACGCATTCCAGGCCAATAAAACTTTGCTGCAACCAACCCCAAAGTTTTGTCATGCATAAAGTGTCCACCAAGGCCTCCATCATGCAATTCTGATATTATAACAGATCATAAAGAACACCTTGGTATGCATAAGCGGCTGCCATAAAATAAGTATCCATCATGCAACAAGAACTTCGAAGCCTTTCCTGCTTGACAATCTTTCCAAATCTTCCTAAAGTCAGGATCATCTGCATATTGTTCTTTTAAAACTTCAAACCCAATCACAAAGACCTGCATAGAACTCAACATAGATGATCTTCTACTCAATGCATCAGCAACTTTGTTTTGGAGGCCAGATTTATGCCGAATTGAAAAGGTAAATTCCTGCAAGTAAGCCACCCATTTTGCATGTCTAGCTTTCAGTTTGTGTTG belongs to Rosa chinensis cultivar Old Blush chromosome 4, RchiOBHm-V2, whole genome shotgun sequence and includes:
- the LOC112199001 gene encoding uncharacterized protein LOC112199001; the protein is MQDVYGCIKSLIPEHQVTVKDTGKSESKCEIFVENLRREDIRITFWGDIAREFDMERVKQLSPPVLAVFTGLRLTKFQERVTAATTGHTCIIINPDIPIANEYKADSRKQATK
- the LOC112198592 gene encoding uncharacterized protein LOC112198592 produces the protein MGRQAEQLFGINCQDLVNKRLYPTEQTLPEEIKKTTDETYLFEITVNQYSELMVRNIFPSKQSFASMVEQTPTTVTSERLPTEGKRNIEASGKALCIIEPEKKAKNEKETKRGAMISASSVSSSASKEQHQKEKAD